One Salvia splendens isolate huo1 chromosome 1, SspV2, whole genome shotgun sequence genomic window, cctatcattctacccggcaaaacaatcattctatcggctgaaagtatcattctatcgggcaaaactatcattttatcaactcagactatcattttatcggcaaaagtatcattttatcaacttagtgtatcattctatgcggcaaaactatcattttatgcatcaaacctaacatttataagccaaaagtatcattttatctacttagagtatcattctatcttcaaaagtatcattttatcaactcagaatatcattctatgaagcaaaactatcattttaagcAGTAAACCTAAAATGTATAAgctaaaattatcattttatcaagtgcaactataattttatcaagtctaactatcattttaccttgtgaaactatcattttatcccctcaaactatcattttatcccctgaaaatgatattttatcaagtgcaactattaTTTTAGCCCCTGAAACTATATAAGCTGacactttaacctgataaaatgatattctaagcggataaaatgacagaaccttataaaatgatatatgagCTGAAGAAAtgacatataagctgataaaatgatactttaacgtgacaaaatatCTTACAAGTTACTATTACAACTAGAACCCATCTTTACGgggttcaaattctctaaacaTCTTTTCAACATTGATTtcccctttttttttattttctgaaactTCTGCTGTATCATTGAAAATGTTTGAAAAGGCTTCTTGTTAGTTTCTCCAACAAACAATGCTTCAGTATATTTGGCACGAAGTTTTATGAACGCCTCTGTCCCGTTCTTTGCTAAACCTGAATTCCAGTTACGAACTGGACCACCCATGTAAGTCTCCATGTGGCGCATCACATAAACTCCACAGTCAACTTTATTTGTATCGTTCTGCCATGGTAGAGTCATGTGTCTGATTTTTAAGGTTTTGACAATACTCTCCATTGTTGGATTAACACCATTTCCAAGATAATTTCGGAAGAAATTTTTCTATTCAACTAACACAAAACATACATGAGgttgattaaaaatgatattatgtttTGGTACTAAATGATATTGAATGCATTTAACTAAACATACCAGAATAGCTGGTGCACCTCCATATTTGTGCTTTACCATCTCTTCCGTAACCAGAGCATTGTCAATCACATCCAGcatttgaattttgagattGAAGCACATGATATAAAAATGATCGTGCACCCATATCGGAAAGAAtatctaattttcaaaacattatatacaaatgtcattttcaaaaatataggtACGTTGTTCTGTAATGTATATCTCATTATGACTTACCATGTCATAATTTTCCCATTTGAAATCTTCAATCTTTGACACAAATTCATTTAATGTTGTGCAGAATTTTTCCTGCGCCTCGGGTTGAGTCCAATCAGGTTTCCTCGCATAAAAAGAAGTTAAGATGAAGAACGTATACATGTGTCAAACaccaataaaaatatattattaagaGATAAGGAGGAACTCGATCAACCACTAACGTAACATCCTTTGTGTTTGATTTtgataatatatatttcatatttatattgTGTGTGTAAATAAATGATGTGCAATAAAAATCATACGATCAACACAATTTTGTTGGCCTAGCAAGTTGAAAAGTTGGTGTATCCatgggttttttctttttttattctagaaTAGAATTAACATTCCTCAAGTGTactagactttttttttgttccggatttagGAAAAACGCATGACCTTCATGCGTCACCCATTAATAAAACGCATGACCGTAATGCATTTCATGGTAAGACGCATGAGCGTGATgcgtttttcaaattttttttattttaattgaaagacgcatgagggtcatgcgtcttagggtaaaacgcatgacactcatgcgtctttcttcaaaacatcaaatggctTTGTAGTTCCGTGGTAAGAATGCCATATTTTGGCTGTGGAGATCTGGGTTCGAATCCCAGCAGCCACACTACAATTATTTTGAAGTGTTTTATGTAACAAAAATTATGaccaataaaaattaattatgctTAAAATTTTGTCGATAAATTACAGATTAGTGTAGTAGTTAAATTAttaaaagtataaaactaaCAATAAAACTACGCAGCAATATTATGATTGGCACACAACACAAgcttattttaataattacataaaaaataatatgaagGACCTTACaatcataaaaattataataactaATTTGCAGATTTAATGGAGACGATATCTAGGAATATAACAAACACCAAGTCATATCAATATGTCATATACACattatatatatgcatgtataCGGAGACTTTCTCAAAAATTCTTGGCTGTATAGTAGCAAATCTACTTCTAATTTCAAGTTCACGAAATGAGAATTTAAGTCATATATAGGGGTATCTAACCCAAATTGTAGTGTGGCAACTGGGATTCGAACTCAGGTCTCCACAACCACAATATGGCATTTTTGCCACTGAACTACAAACTATTTGATGTTTtgaagagagacgcatgagtgtcatgcgttttaccctaagacgcatgaccctcatgcgtctttcaattaaaataaaaaaaaattgaaaaacgcaTCACGCTCATGCGTCTTACCATAAAATGCATTACgctcatgcgtttcattaatgggtgacgcatgagggtcatgcgttttTCCTAattccggaacaaaaaaaaagttcagtacaGTTGAGGAATGTTAATTCTAttctagaataaaaaaagaaaaaacccgtGTATCCATCATAATTTATTGCAGCCACATAAATTTCGTCCTCCATTTCAATCAATTATTGCAGCCACATAAATTTCGTGCgcttaatattattttgatttttaaaatatttattactactactaagaTGATGTTTTGAAAATGTCCATCTAAGTTAAATTTGGCCCGTCTTTTTTATTTGGTCGGAAACCGGCATGATCGGAAGTTCTCACAAATACCTGAATAGATGATTTTTagactaaaaatattcaatatcAGCCAAAAACTTCATGATATTTTCGACAAAAAATTACTACTGCCAAATCTAAACTGCTCCAGAAAAACGTTTAATATATTTTCGTCAATAAGTAACTGGAGGATTAAAaacactacaacaaaaaaaatcttttaGGACATATTTTAATGCAATTAACAAAGCTAATTTGCATTTTTAAATATATCACCAACACATCAAAAAACATTCTTATTGTCGGTGCTCCAACTAAAATTAAGGACACAAATGAAAGCATCGTAAAATAacaaaagattaagttaatttCTCCTTAAGCTAGGAACGTTTTCTTTTACgtcctatattattatttaaaaaaaattcaacgcAAATAATTGCATCTCAATTTTTGTGTCGtttacaaataatttttttatagcgAAGGAAACATAAGCCATATGTTCCCATCACCGTGGTTGTAACATGAGAAATAGACACTAACCCAAAATCTGATATTCTTGCATTGAAACTCTGTATCATTATTTCATTTGAAATAGTTGAACAGAATAAAGAAATGAAGGAAAGGAAAAattccatttttggtaatgcaTGTGAatagaattccattttaatgaagggctttagttgtattccgactcagggagtgacgcataatcgttatgcgtctttattaatgaaacgcacaactCTTATGCGTCTTCGGGTAATGACGCACAAagcttatgcgtctttgtgtAATGACGCACAAACATTTGGCATTTTCTAATGACGCACaactcttatgcgtctttcCTTAATGACGCATAAGTGTTATGCGTCGTTGTGGaatgacgcataagggttattcGTCTTCTAGTCGGGTTTTAAGGGGGCAGAACGCTCACATTGACAGAAGCAGCGGAGAGCAAAATTTAGCGGCGATTTTCACCGTTTCCGATAGTTTTCCGACGGATTTCAACCGTTTCTAAACATATTTCGGTAATTGTCCTTCAATTTGGCTACGTTCATCCGTTTTTGCTTAATTTGTGCAGGTTTTTCCTATTTTAGCAAAGTTAGGGTTTATGACGAAATTGATGAATTGATGgtcgatttttgttgttttgttgcctATTTGTGTGTTTCACATGTATATAATTCAATGGGTAGAAGTAAGTGATTCAATTTTTGTAATTGCGCCCCTTTTTACTAAGATAAAATTTGAATCTTGATCATGTTTTCAAATTGGAATATAGCTTGATGTTTTTCAAATGAAGTTGCAATTGAAGTTGGATTGTTgagtttttatgataaaaattgaatcttggttatgttttacaatatttttcaaaagaattTTGGGTGAATGTTGTGAAGCAGATGGCATCTTCAAGTTCCGAAGAACAGTTATGTTATGGCCCTGAGGATCCATCATTACTCTTTCATCAAAACGAAcacatttcagcctcattgttgGCAAATGGCACATCAAATGTGTTTAGAGTTCGTCGGACGGAAAGTAAGGTTTGGGCAGTGCaaatacatgaaaatgtgaaGTATTGGCTTGATGTATGGGGTTTCAAAGGCGTATTGGAATGTGAAAGGCCGATGAGGATGGACAGCAAGCTTATCACTGCCTTGATCGAGCGTTGGAGGCCTGAGACACACTGTTTCTACCTACCAGTTGGAGAAGTTACCGtaaccttacaggatgtgcaaaACCTGTGGGGTCTGAGAGCATACGGTCGTGTTTTCACTGGCCGTGACTACCCTAACGGATATGAAGATTGGCCCAACAAGTGTCGAGAtatgttgggatggatacctgacgGAGAAACAGAAACGAAGCAGGGCGGTTTGTTAATGACATCTCTTATCCACCAAGCGACGATACCTTTGGGTGATGGGCTGCATGATTAAGCATACATCCAAAGGGCACGTATACATGCCTTGATCTTGTTAGGGGGGCTTATTATATCGGACACCACAGGGTGCAAGGTCCCCTTTATGCTTAAATGCCTTTGACGATCCGGCCGAAGTGTCTACtatcagttggggtagtgctgcTTTAGCATTTCTGTATCATTATTTATGCGAGGCTTCTGTAGGCAGGCAGAAAAGAGATGTGGGTGGACCTATGGTTCTTTTGCAGCTATGGGCGTAGGAAAGAATGGCCACATTGAGGCCATCCTTTGTGATATCACCTATGCACACGCCGTATACCCCGTGTGGAGCCAAGTAATGTATTTTTTACATTAGCTCACTTAATTATGTTTCTTTGGTAACTTTAGATATAAATTTTATGTATAGGTGGCACGGAAttactgaaattggaaatgctcCCCGATATTCAGTAGCTCATT contains:
- the LOC121750944 gene encoding uncharacterized protein LOC121750944 — protein: MYTFFILTSFYARKPDWTQPEAQEKFCTTLNEFVSKIEDFKWENYDMIFFPIWVHDHFYIMCFNLKIQMLDVIDNALVTEEMVKHKYGGAPAILKNFFRNYLGNGVNPTMESIVKTLKIRHMTLPWQNDTNKVDCGVYVMRHMETYMGGPVRNWNSGLAKNGTEAFIKLRAKYTEALFVGETNKKPFQTFSMIQQKFQKIKKKGKSMLKRCLENLNPVKMGSSCNSNL